The DNA window GTGTGATAGAGCGCATATTGTCGGAGTGCAGAATCCCGAGGTTCGGGTTCGATGCGCCATCGGTCTGACAGAGGACGATTGCACGATAGAAGGCGTCGATGTTAGACTCGGTCTCACCGTTGTTATCGTTGTTGTCGGTACGGGCAAAATTGCCGATCCCCGAGATGTTGATGATGCCCTTCATCTCGTTCGTGCCAGTGCCCTTGAGGATCTGACGCTCTGCCTCGAGATCGACGAAGCGCTCGATGCGCTGATCCATGAACGCGCGAAGACCGGGCTGATCTTCAAGCTGCGATTCCGTGATCCGGAACCACGTTCCGACCGGCGCCGCCGTGACCGTGACCTTATCGGTCTCGAACCCGGACTGCACGAGATCATCGAGTTCGTTGACCTGCGTTCCGGCGTTGTTCTGATACGTGGTCTCCTGGAAGTACTCGTAGGCGTTCGATGCCATCGGAAACTTCGGCATGTAGTCCATGATCATCGGTGGGTAGATCGGCAGCTCGCTGATCCCCGGCACCTGCTCAGGGAACTGCGGCACGTTTGCGATCGTGATGTCCGATCCTGTGGTCTTCATGCCACGATGCTGCCAACCCTTGATCTCCACGACGAGGCCGTTCTTGCCGATCGTGTTGAAGTCCTTGACGGACTTGTAGGCATCGGAGTCAACGAACGATTGACCGACGCTCTTGAAGCCATTGTTACCGTTCTCGCGGCCCTGACCTGGAAGGTTCTCCGGCGTGTTCATCGCCCTGAGCTGCTCCTCGTTCTTGATGGTCTTCACCTCGGCATCAATCTTGGAATTGATGTCGGAGCATTCACGCTCTAGGGCGTCGAACTGCTCCTTCATGGTCTTCATGGCATCGCCCGAGACCTCCTTTGCACGCATCTTGTCGAGCAAGGACTTCTGCTCGGCGACCTTCGTCGAGTACAGGCCCTTCAATTCGGTGATCTGAGTATTCATCAGAGTAGTACGGTTTGATGATTGACCTGCTGCTCCATAAGGCGAGCCTCCATAGCCGCGAGGTCGAGTGTGGTGTCAGTGGATTTGGCACCGGCGTTCTGTCCATCGTCCGCCGGGAGGCCGAGCGCGGACTTGATCTCACTGGCACGTTCGATCAGATCCTTGCCGTTGGTTGCGAGTTCATCCGCAAGGGTTGTCAGCTGTTGACGGTTGGCTGCGTTAAACTGCTGCCCCGTCTTCGCTGAGCCCGAAACTTGGGTGATGGTGGCCAGACGACCAGCAAGGTTCTTCGTCGTGTCAAGCACGAACTTCACATGATCCTTCAGGGACGCTGCGGTTCGAAGCTCGGGAGCGGAGAACGTGAGCGACTTTGCCACCTGATACTGTGCCGAGAGTTCGTCCGGATCGAGTGCCAACAGCGCCGCGGCAACCTTCTTGATCTTATCGGCATAGTCATCGGCACCGATGGCAATCTTCGCGATCTTCTCTTCCACAGTGAGCATGTCAGAGTAGACGATTTCCCACAGACCGCCCCAAAGGAATCGGTCATGGAGGCTGCAGAGCGCATTGATCGTCAGGCTCTCGGACCAGGTCTCGCCGAGGACAGAGTCCTCACCGTCCATCATTGACTTGAGCGATAGGGACTTCAGCGACTTGATCGGGAGCACGGTATTGCGATGCTCGGCCGGTGTCGGTGTGATCGAGGCGTCAAGGCCAAGGGGCCAGCGCTTGATGTGGAAAGACTTACCTACCTGCTCACGCTCCACGAGGTAGGGAGCGGTACCAGACGACCATCCCATTTTTTTCTGCCCGATGAGCTCGTAGATCTTCGCTTCGTACTCGTCACGGAGATCAAGCTGGCCTTCGGCCCAGATACCGGCATCGGTCATCGTGAGCGTCGCCTTCATGCCGCCGCCGAGCTTTTTGCGGCCGAGCAACGGATCGAGACCGTGGTTGTAATACACGGTGGATTTGACCTCGCCGGCAAAGTCGGCGTCGTAGTCGGTAACGGTGTCGAAGTAATCGCGCTCGAGATCGGTATCGCTCTCCGCGCCGAAGCGCACGAGCATCCCGCCGAAACGGCCGTCGCCGAGCGCTTTGATCTCGCCGCCGATGACCACGAGCGAATCCTCTGCCTGTGCTTGTGTCGGTGTCTTCATTATGCGTTTTCCCTTACGGTGATGGTGCCGGCGAGCGGCGGTACAATGTTCCCTTGCTCATCGACAGCCGGAGGCGGTGCGGGCATGTTGGCAGGGAAAAACTTCTCTGCTTCGGCGGGGGTGAACCCGAGTGTGATAGCAAAGGCGATGCACTGTTCACGGGTCATACCGAACTTCTCGTTCGCGCCGAGCGCATAGTTGTTCATGGCGACGCGTAGCTCACGGACACCTTCGATGTTATCGCGCAGACGGCTCGTAATGACGTTGTCGCTGACCGGATCAAGGCCAAGCTCGAGACGCAGTTCGTCAAGTGTAATGGCACCGCCTTTATACATCTCGAGATTATAGCGTCCCCAATCTTGCTGTAGCTCGCGGAACGCCTCCATCGACGAGCGGTCAAGTACAATCTGATAGTCGCCCTTAAACCCGAATCGGTTCTTGAACCCATTGGTGAGCGTCTCGCTGATCATATCGAGGAGAGGTCCGAACGTGCGGGTATTAAACCGTTTGTCACCCTCCTTCATGTTTTGCAGCGTCGCATTTCGCAATCCTGCAGGCCATTCGAGTACTACGAGCGGAATTCCGAAGACGCGAGCAACACGGGCCTCAGCTTCGCGCGAGATCGCCTCGGTGTTGAGCTCATCGAAGGTCCCGGAGAAGCTATCGATACCTTCGATGCCTTCGAGGAAGATCATATTCCCACGAGTATCACCTGTCGTCTGTTTGATTACATCTTCCTTGATGGCCTTCCGGTCTTCCGGCGCTGGTGCCTCCGTGCCGTCCTTCACGCGGGCGATCTTGCCACGCATCAAGTCGTTCTTCAGGTAAGCGTATTGAGCGCGTCCGGCTTCGGTGTCGATGTTGATCTCGTTGAAGACCTGCTGGATCGGAGATACTCCCTTGTTGGAATTGTAGGCGCTGCGCGACGGCCATTTGAGGTGAATCACATCGTTCACGCCATAATCGCGATTATCACCCGGGCGCATGGGGTTGCGATATTTGTAGCCGGAGAGGAATCCACGTTCGTCGTACTTTGGCTGCATGAGTCCGCTATGGTAATTCCATAGCTGCACCACTACCTTGCCGTATTGATTCGCATTGCGTCCGCCAAGAATGAACGTCTCTCCACCAATTGACAGGTTGGTAATTATCGATAGCTTGAAATCCGATTCCGACTGTTCGGGATTTGGGTTCTGCAGCAGCTCGCGGATCTGTGGGTATGGGTCTGTCTGTTTCTTGTCCTCGACCGATACCCGGAACTTGGCCTGCGGGAAGGTGAACTGCCAGAAGCTGATAGCACCGGCGATTAGAGAGTTGTTCTCATAGCCGTTCGATGCGTTGCGGTCGAACGTCGGAAGATCGGTCTGATAGCGACTCTGATAATATACCCCTATCTTCGGCGAGGACACGTTCTCAGCCGGAGCGTCTTGGCTCTTGGACTTGCGGAATGGGGTTGGGATCAGGTCCCGAAGCTTCATCGTGTGCGAGTGCGCTTATGCACTGCAAATCACACGAACCGGCGTAGAATTACGATTGTGGCCTATTTGACACCAGGTGACACCCAATGACCCCTAATGACCTACTTGGTATTTGGATCTTTTTGGACATCGTAGCACCGGACATAGAGCGTCAGCGCAGCTCCGGCGAACTCCTGCGACACGTCGACGAGACGCTTAGACTTCTCACCTCGGAGGAACCGTTTCACATACCGCTTTGCCGTTGACGGCGATATCCGTAACTCCCGGGCGTACTCGTACACCGTCATCGTTCGGATGATATACGGAGCCTGAACCGAAGTCGTGTTCTGCGTTGCCATGCTTCCCGTACTGCTTAAAGAACTCTTACCCTGCGCTTCGTGGCGAGCTTATTGAACGCCCCCGAGCTTGCATCCACCTGATCCTTGTATTTCCCTTTCGGGAATGACCCCATTTCGTTGATGTAGTCGGTGTTCCACTCGCCTTCGACGATCTTCACGTTACCGGCCATCCACTGCGACGAGAACGGACCGGCGCGTGTGACCTTATCGCCTGTCGGGCGTTCGGCATCCACGCTGTAGCCTCGGAGCGATCGGATCAACAGATCGACACTATCACGGCCCATACTGCCCGGTTCCTGTTCGAGCCAGATCTTAACCTTGCCGCCGAGATAGACACCTGTCTGGGTAACCGTGCCATCGACAGCGGTTGTGGTCTGAGCAATACCACCGAATCGCTTAGCATCTCGATTCGCCGTTTGCAAGATGTTCGCATCGCGCTGTGCGGCCCCCCACTGTCCACGGACGACGTCGAGCACGTACAGGTCCATATTCTTCGCGATCCCCATCAGCACGCCGGCTGTATATGCCCCGCCGCCCTCGGTGAATGCCTTGTCCCAATAGCGGACGAGCGTCAGCTCATTCGGCACAGCATCGGCAGAGACGCTCTCAGCCTTCGATGCGGGGAACATGTCGCCTTCGTTCGATACCGGCCGCTGCTGCAGCTGTGCTGCCGCCTGTGAGCCAAGCGCCTTCTCGAGTGACTTCGCGTCCTCCTCGCTGAATCGCTCCGTGGAGACGAGCTCGCCGATCACCTCGCGCGGATCACTGAACCCGATGGAGGTGACGTTCTTCTCGCCCTCGTAGCGGAACGGGATCTTGAGGATCTCGAAGCCCAAGTCCAGATCGATGACATACCCGCTGACGTCCATCACGTGGACGCGCTGCTGCATGAGGATATGCACATGTGTCTTCGGGTCGTTGTAGCGGCTGAACCACTTGTTCTTGTACCAGAAGTTGGCCGCGATACGATCGGCGGCCGTCTCCTCGCGCTCCGGGTTGTTTGGATCGTCGCAGATATTGATATCGCCACCTTCACCGACCACAGACGAGCCAACGCCTAGCGATCGCCGGCTGCCGTGTTGATCGGTCTTGTAGTACTCCTTCGTGTCCTGGTCGGACGCGATCTGGTACAGGTCACCGAAATAGGCTCGGTACTCTGGCGAACGGATGAGGTCACGGGCTTTCGTGGCGTCACGGAGCGCAAGGCTCTTAGCGAACGATGCCGTGAGGAAGTTGTGCGACGGGTCCTTGGTCCACACCCACGCCGGGAAGAACACGCTCGTGAGCATGGACTTCAGCGAACGCGGCGGGACGTTGATGATCAGCTTCCGGATCTCCCGACGGTAGCAGGCCTCCAGATGCTCGCAGATCGCACCGATGTGCCAGTTATCAATGAACGGCGTCGTCGGCTCGAGCACGTGCCAGAACTGCTTCACGAACTCATGGAGTGTTAGGCTGCCACGCTGCGAGTAGAACTCTTCTGCGCGGACGAGCCGTAGCAGCTCCTCCTGCTCCTCGGCCGGCATACGATCGAAGTCTATGCCCGAGAGGTCGAACACCTACTGTGCGTCGGGTGACGGTGTATCGGTAGTGGCTGCCGGTGGCGTGTCCTGCTTCGCATACTTCCGGCGCATTTCCTCGAACGCCTGCTTACGGGCTGCATCGGTCGTGAAGTCGCTCACCTTCTTGCGCTCGATCTCCTTGCGCTCGGGGGCATCGGTGCCGAGGATCTTCGCCTCGCGCTCCATGACCTTCAGGTAGGCACGGAGGTTTTCGGGGTTCGGCTCACGCACGATCTCGGGCTCCTCTCCGTCCTTGGCCGGTAGGACCTTCTCGGTATATAGCCCGTCGGAGAGGATATCGTATAGCTCCTCACAGCGTTCGAGCTGACGTGCGCGGACCTCGTCGACGAGCGTGTGGTCGATCATGCTGACCGTGGCGGCCAAGCCCTCACGTTCAAGCTTCAGTACCTCCACGTGGCTGACACCCATTTTGGCACCTATGCGGCGCAGTGACCACCCCATAGCCCTAAGCATCATGATGTCATTGATCATGGATGCCCGTTTTTCGCCCGTTATTGGTGTGCTGAACATCGGTAATCTACAGCGTTAATCGCAATATGATATTTTCGGCACGTTTCAAGCGGCGCTCAGAGCATTCTATTGCTCTTTATGTACCGTCTCGGGTACCCTGAACCCGACAGTCCTGCGCTTTCGGATCGACGCGACTCGGTCGACGATCACGGGGTTACCGGCGGAGTCCTTCGTCTCGACGTACCGCCAGTTGTCGTAGGCCCGAGTAGCCTGACCCGCCATCACGCGGTTGGCAAATCGGCGCTTGCTCCGCTCCTGCTTGCGGTCCCGAGCTTCCGCCCCCTGCTTTCGACGTGCTGCCTTACCCATGGCTGACCTCCGGCACATAGCCATCGAGATCCGGTACCATCTTCCAGTCGTCACGCCTCGCAAGCTCGATCGGTACGGCGTGGGTGTACCCATGTGCGAGCCATTTCCCGTCGGTGACCGAGTATCGACAGTGGCGCATCCAGGCGTCGGATGTCACGTCGTTCGGGTTCAACGCATACCCGTCGCAAACGGCCAGCCCACGGTTCGTTACTGCGCTTTTTAGTGATTCGTCGAGGTTCATGGCATTGTTAGATTAGAAAGATCGCGCACCAAAAGGACACCTTTTTACTGTAATGCAAAGAGCCCCGGTAGGTTTTGTCCTACCGGGGCTCTTATGAAGCTCCTTAGTTGTGCGATATGGCGGCCGCTTTCGGCGCATCCTCATGTGTACAAATATACCACTATTTCACACAGAAGGTTCAACCGCCATACATTTTTCTCAATATTTTCAGTTGCCGATCGACGTATGGCCTCGGCCTTGATCCCGGCCCGCGGAAAGTGCTTAGCAACGATTGGCACTGCTTCTTTTAATGTGACGACATCTGGATCGTCCGGCATAAGTGGACCCTTTCTTGATTAGGAGTGAGTAATACCGGGGATGGCTCCCCGAATTAGAACATGGGAGCTTGCTCGCTCTCGAACTTTGGAATGACGACAAAATCGCCGAACCGACCGGTATTTGCCTGAAATTTCAGCCGCACGTCGCCGATCGGTCCGTTGCGCTGCTTGGCTATGATGTTCATTGCCGCACCTTCGGTCGGTGCTCCGTCCTCGAACTTCTCCTGCCCGTATGTCTCCGGACGGTAGATGAATAGCACGAGATCCGCATCCTGCTCGATGGCACCGGACTCGCGCAGGTCACCGAGATTCGGGCGTTTGTCAGAGCGGTCCTCAACCTTGCGGTTCAACTGACTCAGCACAATCACAGGAATATCGAGCTCTTTGGCTAGTCCTTTAAGCGAACGAGATATCGTCGAAATCTCACGCTCGCGCGAATCCATCGGCTGGTTGGCCTCCATCAGTTGCAGGTAGTCGACGACGACGAGACCGATATTCTGCAACTGCTTTAGCCGAAGACACTTCGCTCGTAACTGTATCGGAGTGATCCCTGCCGTGTCGTCGATGAAGATCGGCGCCGATGCAACGGTCTTCGCCGCAATGCCCCACATCCGGCGTTCCTCTTTCGTCATACGGCCTTTGCGGACGTTCATCAGGTCGATACCGCCTTCGGCACAGACCAAGCGTTGCACGAGCTGCACGGCTCCCATTTCAAGCGAGAAGATCGCTGTCGGTACTCGCTTCTCGGGAGGCGGCACGATCGCCGCACCACGCACATAGGCCAGACCCTCAGCCGTCTTACCTTGCGACGGCCTGGCGGCTACGATGATCAGATCCGTCTTCTGCCAGCCACCGGTGAGTTCGTCAAGATCCGAAAGCTGTGTCGGAACTCCGGTTACGCCATGCGCCGTATCCTGAATCGCTTCGACTAATTTCGTGGTCTCAGCCACAAGCGTACTGATCGGCATCACTTTCTTGCGGTGCGCGATCTCGGTCAACGCACTCGCATCGGTGGCAGCATCGGCCAGAACCTGCAACGGATCGTGTTCGCCGGACAGTAGTTTCAGCTTCGCGTCCTCGAAGATCAACCCGCCTTCACGCGCCATGTAATGCTCGAGGATCAGACGCGCATGGTCTTCGACGTTCGCGGTCGTCACCACATTCATCGCGAGTTCGACCAAATACGCCGGCCCGCCGACCTCGCCAAGCTCGCCGCTGCGGCGTAGCTCTTGCGAGACTGTGAGTTCGTCAACCTTCTGCTGTTGCTCGAATAGCCGGTAACAAGCGCGGTACACCGCCCCGCATGCCGTCGACCAGAATGGGCTATCCATCTCCGAGCGCGAGCCGATCAACTGGATCACTTGCTGGCATGCAACGGCATCGCGAAGCATTGATCCGACAACCGACTCCTCGGCTGCCACGTCGCGCGGCGGCGTCATGTCCTTCGGCGTGATCCGCTCCATCAGCTCGCCGACGGAGAGGAAGCGGTTCTTTTTTGTTTTCTGACGGGTCATTGTCCGAGTAACTCTGCTGTGCTTTTCGAGGATTCACTGCGCTGTGAGCGCGGCGGTTTGAACGCTGCAACGGGTATAGCCGGAGCCGGTTGACCGCGCGATTGCTGCTGCTCTTGGAATCGTTGACCCTTCGGCTTGAGTTTGCCGGCGAGATAATCCCGCAACGACGCCATCGATCGCCAACCCTCGGCCGCGCAGACAAGCACGGCATCGCGTATTTGCGGCTCTGGGTAGCTCATGCGCAACGGGGCGAGGATGCGGTTCTCCATCGGCAAAATGCGCGGATCGTCCGGGTGCAGCCACTCCCCCACGAAATACTCGAGCGACTCGGTGTCGCCGCGTATCGCATGCGTATTTGAACCCACGGCACCACCTGGCGGCCGTGTCGGCAGCGGCGGTGCTTCCGGCGTGATCTCGGCGAATGTCACCGGCTCACCGACGTCCGGCAAAGTTTTCTCCCCAGACCCCTCTTTCAAAGAGTTATCTTGTTTACCTGTTAATTGGTTACCCTTCGGAAGGGTCTCGAACCCTTCCGAAGGGTTAGCAAAAACATCCGTTTGTTTATTAGACTTAGCTTTTTTTGGCTTCTTCTTGTAGTTCTGGATGATCTCGCCGAACCTCTCCATGAATGCTTCGAAGGCTCGATTACCCGGCTTATTGAGATCGGTGAATTGCTTGTGGAGATGACCATGGAATGAGGGGAGCGTTTCGGCTTCCTGCTGCTTGGCCATATTCCGAACAAAGACGAGCGACTTATCGTACACGATCAACGTCCGTTCCTCAAGCTCTACGAGCGCCTTGGTGACGTCCGATTCCGGGAAGGCAATGTCTCGGCTAATATCGGCGATCGTCGCCCTGTAATAGCCACAGATCGCGCTCTCGCGTGCGGCGCAGAGGTAGACGAACACCCACCGAGCGATCCCTGAAAGCTCCTGAATATCCTCATTGCCCCAAATCGCCGTTGTGATGAATCGCTTGCTTGCCATAGAAACTCTACCAAAGATCAATTGTGTATCGAAAGCCTTGAAATCCTATGCCGACACGTCGCTTGCCGGAGCCACGTTCGCAGGGTTGTGAGTGTCTTAGCCATTATGCGTTGTCTCCCTTCGGGGTGAACGGTTCGTAAATTACATCAAGTCCTTTTCTTAGGTGTATCCGTCGCAAAGCAGAGTACATCATTGCCTGCTCTGATTGAATGTCGAATTCCTCGAAACAATGCTCCCGCTTCCCGATAGGATTGATAACGGCGCGAGTCCCTTTTTGGCCCACCCAGAGAAGCCCCCACTTATCGGGTAGTTCGTTCGGTTTTATCAAGCCCCAGCCGCAACAGTACAGGCGGAACCGTCCCATGCCATTCGCAGGGTTCTGACGAAAATGCTTTTTCTTGTCGGCCAAGAAATCTGACCGGGATGCCTTGCATTCAATGACTACAGACTTCCAGTTGCCGAAGCCAATCACGTCTGGAATCTCGCCGCTCTGCGTAGCCGCCACCAACTCTCTAAATGCTATGCCACAGCCACTTTTCAGTAGCCACCTATAAGCCCGCTCAACAAGTTCGGCGTGCGTAATTTGAAACAGCCTGTCCTCGGCGTTGTCGAGGTCTCGAATAATTGAATCCACGTATTGCTGTTCGTTCATCCTTCGTTGTCTCCCTTCGGGGCTGGTGGTAGGGGCATCCAGTGGGTGACATCGAGATAGCCAAGTAGCTTTGTTCTACCGCTGTAAAACACGCAATTGCGAATCGAATCGTCGATATATACAGCACTTGAAACCCCGTTCTTACCACGAAGGACGATGCACCACCGCTCTTCCTTTGGCAACCGCTCCTCAACGCTGATCCACTTCGGCTCCCCCTGCGCCTCCTTGAGTGCGGAGAGAAGGTAGCGGATGTCTGATCTACTCTGGTAATTGCCGCGAGTATCTTCTTCGCATTCCAGCCTCGCCTCGATCTCCGCTACTCTCTGGTTGTCTGTCATAGGTTAGTCTCGTGCATTCAATAGGTGTCTCATTGAATTTGCTATCTGTTCGAGCTCATCCACTTCCCGGCTGAGAAGTCCATCGATGTCCTCGAATGGTTGGCCTTCAACCAAAGTCGGATAATCGGACCTCTTCTCCCAGACTTGGACGTACTCGTTGCCATCGTATTTAATTTTAACCGTTGTGCGCTTGCCCTTGCGGGTGATTTTTGCTGTTATCATCTTCTATCCTTCCTGTTTAGTGGTTGAAAGTCCGTTGCGGATCGCGGCGGCGCGGTCTAAATAGTCTTGTGTCATCGTGGTAGTGGTTGCCAGTGAGTGATAGTATCAGTGTTGAAGTCGTCGTATAGCATACATTCGCTCCAGTGGGCACCTTGACTGCCAGAATCTTTCGCATTCCACCATATTCCCATACCGACGTAGGAATCTGTGATGATGAAAGGCACGGTGCTCTTTACAAGAACGACGGCCCCACTCTTCGGTTTGCGTTTCTTCGCATCAATCCAGTCTTGGGTCATGCTTCTTTCGAGGTTAAGTGAGTGAGGGCGGTGTGGAGGTCTGGAGTCTTAACGAGCATCGTGTGGCACATATCAATCGTGTCCGTTGACTGATTCTCGAAACATTCATCCTCTCGAACCTTCCAAACGCCTTCATCGAATTGAGCCGAACGCCCTACATTATTTTCGTGGTCGTATTTGTCAAGATTGCACTCCCGCAACATCAGCATCGTCTCATCGACTTCTTCCCACGATTTTCCGACAATCCCATCTGTTGTGGTGACGGTGATGGGGCGAATGGTCATTTCAGAATGATCGCCCCATCCGCCACCCATATAAATACCCATTGCCTGCCCGCTGTTGAACGTGACTCTAATAATCCCGTCTTGATCGGTTGCTACGTAAATGTTCATACTTCTCCCTCCTTCCGTGTATCGCTCGTGGAGTGCGCTGTTAGTGTCACTTCGTACTTCCCCGGTCGCAACTCGATAGGTTCGCAAGGCTGGTCGTCGTACCAACCGACAACGCTGATAGTGCCGTCTTGAAATTGCACCGAGAATTCGTCCGCTTGGTATTCGTCGGGTATCTCACTTTCAAACGGCGTATGCCAAATCTTGTAGTGATCCTCCCACAGCTTCCGTAGCGAGTCCTGCGCGTCGGTGAATGTTGCGCCGTCACTGAGTCTGGTTATGAGTAGGTTAGGCATTGGGGTTCTCCTTGCGTAGTATAGACTCGATTCGTGTTAACATTGCCCGGCCAAACGCCCGCACAGAAACGTTTGCCGGGTGGTCGAGAAAATCGCGCTCCTTGTTTATGGCTTTTGAAATGTTCGCGTCTCGCTCTTGGTCG is part of the Bacteroidota bacterium genome and encodes:
- a CDS encoding phage major capsid protein, which encodes MNTQITELKGLYSTKVAEQKSLLDKMRAKEVSGDAMKTMKEQFDALERECSDINSKIDAEVKTIKNEEQLRAMNTPENLPGQGRENGNNGFKSVGQSFVDSDAYKSVKDFNTIGKNGLVVEIKGWQHRGMKTTGSDITIANVPQFPEQVPGISELPIYPPMIMDYMPKFPMASNAYEYFQETTYQNNAGTQVNELDDLVQSGFETDKVTVTAAPVGTWFRITESQLEDQPGLRAFMDQRIERFVDLEAERQILKGTGTNEMKGIINISGIGNFARTDNNDNNGETESNIDAFYRAIVLCQTDGASNPNLGILHSDNMRSITLIKDANSNYIYRRPGEAGPSTLWGIPVVATPHATSGTLVVGDFAMFARLGMRSGLNVVLERSEKDLTQLAYKLRAHARMAFEVTRVKAFTKVTALS
- the terL gene encoding phage terminase large subunit; protein product: MFDLSGIDFDRMPAEEQEELLRLVRAEEFYSQRGSLTLHEFVKQFWHVLEPTTPFIDNWHIGAICEHLEACYRREIRKLIINVPPRSLKSMLTSVFFPAWVWTKDPSHNFLTASFAKSLALRDATKARDLIRSPEYRAYFGDLYQIASDQDTKEYYKTDQHGSRRSLGVGSSVVGEGGDINICDDPNNPEREETAADRIAANFWYKNKWFSRYNDPKTHVHILMQQRVHVMDVSGYVIDLDLGFEILKIPFRYEGEKNVTSIGFSDPREVIGELVSTERFSEEDAKSLEKALGSQAAAQLQQRPVSNEGDMFPASKAESVSADAVPNELTLVRYWDKAFTEGGGAYTAGVLMGIAKNMDLYVLDVVRGQWGAAQRDANILQTANRDAKRFGGIAQTTTAVDGTVTQTGVYLGGKVKIWLEQEPGSMGRDSVDLLIRSLRGYSVDAERPTGDKVTRAGPFSSQWMAGNVKIVEGEWNTDYINEMGSFPKGKYKDQVDASSGAFNKLATKRRVRVL
- the dnaB gene encoding replicative DNA helicase; this translates as MTRQKTKKNRFLSVGELMERITPKDMTPPRDVAAEESVVGSMLRDAVACQQVIQLIGSRSEMDSPFWSTACGAVYRACYRLFEQQQKVDELTVSQELRRSGELGEVGGPAYLVELAMNVVTTANVEDHARLILEHYMAREGGLIFEDAKLKLLSGEHDPLQVLADAATDASALTEIAHRKKVMPISTLVAETTKLVEAIQDTAHGVTGVPTQLSDLDELTGGWQKTDLIIVAARPSQGKTAEGLAYVRGAAIVPPPEKRVPTAIFSLEMGAVQLVQRLVCAEGGIDLMNVRKGRMTKEERRMWGIAAKTVASAPIFIDDTAGITPIQLRAKCLRLKQLQNIGLVVVDYLQLMEANQPMDSREREISTISRSLKGLAKELDIPVIVLSQLNRKVEDRSDKRPNLGDLRESGAIEQDADLVLFIYRPETYGQEKFEDGAPTEGAAMNIIAKQRNGPIGDVRLKFQANTGRFGDFVVIPKFESEQAPMF
- a CDS encoding phage portal protein, with the protein product MKLRDLIPTPFRKSKSQDAPAENVSSPKIGVYYQSRYQTDLPTFDRNASNGYENNSLIAGAISFWQFTFPQAKFRVSVEDKKQTDPYPQIRELLQNPNPEQSESDFKLSIITNLSIGGETFILGGRNANQYGKVVVQLWNYHSGLMQPKYDERGFLSGYKYRNPMRPGDNRDYGVNDVIHLKWPSRSAYNSNKGVSPIQQVFNEINIDTEAGRAQYAYLKNDLMRGKIARVKDGTEAPAPEDRKAIKEDVIKQTTGDTRGNMIFLEGIEGIDSFSGTFDELNTEAISREAEARVARVFGIPLVVLEWPAGLRNATLQNMKEGDKRFNTRTFGPLLDMISETLTNGFKNRFGFKGDYQIVLDRSSMEAFRELQQDWGRYNLEMYKGGAITLDELRLELGLDPVSDNVITSRLRDNIEGVRELRVAMNNYALGANEKFGMTREQCIAFAITLGFTPAEAEKFFPANMPAPPPAVDEQGNIVPPLAGTITVRENA
- a CDS encoding DUF551 domain-containing protein gives rise to the protein MTDNQRVAEIEARLECEEDTRGNYQSRSDIRYLLSALKEAQGEPKWISVEERLPKEERWCIVLRGKNGVSSAVYIDDSIRNCVFYSGRTKLLGYLDVTHWMPLPPAPKGDNEG